CTTAGTTGATCCATCAACTGAACTACAGGGGGACCTCACAAGGCGAGACAAGTTAAATTTACTGTAAACGACTGTGACGACAATCACATCCCGAGTGCCCTGTCAGAAAACACTCTAAAAGACGGCGTCAACACGCCGAGCACTCTCAAACAACCTTCCCCCACTTCCTCCAGAGGAACACTTCCTTCCAACAGAGTGGTTCTGAATTAAGGATATCTTTAATAACCTAACatgctttgttttcctccttgaACTCTTCGTGTCGTCCTCGTGACTCACGGCATCCGAAAGTCataaattagattaaaataaGCTTTTGCTGCAAGTTGAAGCCAGGTGTTGGAGTTCCTGTCATATCCCAAAGGTCACAGGTTTGATCCCACAACCACATGTCCTGGAGTCAAACTCTAATAGCTCGTCACCCTTTAAGCCTCTCTGCGTAAGAGCATCAGTTTAATacctaaaatattaaaagtaaataaatctgCAGAGACCTTTTCGAACTTTTGCTGTGAAGTATTTATGCACAAAAACCACTTACAGGACAAAAACACTATTAATATCTGGATGCTGCACCTGAACTCTGCATCCAATCAAGATTGCAAAGTGGCAGGCCGAATCTGCTATCAGCCCGGTGCTTCTCTATTCTAACTGTGTTAAACTGGAGCTGTCGCACTCACAAATCTTCCCCAAACAGCAGTCGCAGCAGCCGCAGCATTCAGGTAAATGaaaactgacacacactttCATTCTTCCTCGCAAGGTTTTGTGTACAGCCCACTACGAGTCATCTGGCTCCTTCGGTGGTTCTATTAAAGGTGGAATTTGTTGGGTCCAGCCCATAGAATATCCTCCGAGCTCCCAAGGGAAACTGGGGTTGTTTATCTTCCTGTTTCAAAGAGCGGACGCCTGTGCCTTATCACAGCCTCGCCACGAGTAGATAGCATTTAGGTTTGTCCAACAGCCTACGTATACGCTGCATCTGGCAATCTGAGAGTCGTTTCCTAAAAGACTTCTGCATACTGATGCTGCCGCTGTTATCTTGTTGAGGGATTCTGCTTCATACACAGAACCTGGGAATAATATTAACAGTTAAATGGGGTTTGGGAAGCGGGAAACTCATGCACAACGAAGTGCAGGTAGAAAAGTTGGAAAAACTCTGAAGCATGAAATAAACGCTTATAAATATGATTCAGAgatatgtaaatgaaaacactaGATTTAATGTATATGTTAAATTTAATTCTTATACTGCTCCATTGCACAAGGCTTTGATTGTGAGcctgttaaaaaacaactaGTACAACAGCAATAATAGgattttgtttattgtctttaaaGGTATCTAGTGTCTCCTTAATTGTATTGAACTAAAtttctgtgatttgttttagatgttttccattttttaacATTCCTTCATTAAACATTTTGACGTGCTTTGTCAAAGAAATGGTCAAAAATCTATCacaatttaaaagttaaagCCGACGTGTTCGAATAGATCATTGTGTCAGATCCAAAGACCAAACCTCAacagtatttaatatttgtcCAGGTTGACCGACTAGTTTCTCACAAATAACGCTTTACAAAGTCTGTATTGTAGTGAAAACGCAAAAAGATGCTAAATCAGAGCGTAAACCTGCTTCTGACGTGTTGAAAAACGATTTACGGGTTAGGAAGgaagttgtttttctaattattcTCTAAACTTTGCTTCTCTCTTGGGCGATACTGCATTGTTTTACCCTTTTCAGTCGctagaaaacattaaattaaacattgtgAGAAGTCTAAATTCGCTCTTTGGCTCAACTGCTCGTAATTCATAGAGAGACGCAACCTGAACTGCTGAAAGTAATTACAGCATATCATAAACCAAAAAGATTAGGAGGCGCTGCTTAAACAAGAGCTgaatcaaaaaaacaaatgaagaaaaatataattaaatgaatCCAATAGAGAGCAAAGTCATTTTACCTGCAGCCGTGGACGATTAATGTCTGTCCATaatttgatatttaataaaaccCGGTGTTGACAAACTAATATCTGTTAAACCCACAGTTATCAGACTGTGACTGTTGACCTTTATGCTgccaagtttgttttttctctccgttctttctccagcagctcgtcgcctctcttctgtctctgcagtatCTCTTTCAGACACATTCATACATCTCACACTCTTTGTGCCTCGCTTGCATGTTTTTGAAGCCGGCAAGAGGTAAATCTTGGCCCTCCGAGTGTTGGTGCAGTCAGTCGGGGTGTTCTGGATATAAACGTTGCTTTAGTCAGGACTGCCTCTGATCTGCCTAATCTCCCCGGGCTGGATTACAGGTTGGGTTCTAATCCGTGAAGTGGGGTCTCTGTGAATGTGCCTCCAAGTGCTCTAATCCAGAGACTGTCAGGTGCTTTAGATGAAAGCTAATTGCATGTCACAGTTTGGGGACCATACATAACACCGGTGACAACAGAGTGAGTTTCCACAACAAGGAATTAGGTCTGATGATGACTGGGCACGCACTTCAGACGTGCTGGGTAATTTTGATAATCTTAGTAGAAAAtagtgaggagaaaaaaatcatttgattCCAGTGACACCACTTCTTACAAAATTATTCATAGCTTCAAGTTGCAGAAAATTGTGGCGCTTTACCAAACATAGTGTAGTAAGCAAATGATCAAATTTCAACCATCTGACTCCTAAACATGATTGGATTTACATTGTCTGGGAAATAttctttacatttctgttttaaagaagCGATATACTGCCACTAAGTAGGCTGACAGCCGTTTAAACCAGCTCAAAGCAGTTTCCTAATATCCCTACTCCTTTGAGACTGAAACCCAGTTACTGAGAAACATCAGTAATTACTGCACTGtgaaaattatatttcatttgaTGATTAGAGACTTCAGTCTTAACGACTCGGaatagaaaaagtaaatgaaaatcaaatggTCGTACAGTTTGGTTTATGGGTCAAAGGTGATTTAGAGACCGATTTAATGCCGAAACCTGCAAGTGGTTAAGAAAAGGTGAACACTGGCATGTCACATTTGCTCAACTCGCTGCTGTATTATCATGTAAAAACGTGTTAACTTGTACTATTATCGCTTTTGAAATGAACCGAAACAGCTGAAACGGGATCAAACGTGAAATATTCTTAAAGCCAAAAATAAAGACTGAACTGTAAGTGTCAAAATCGACTTTATAGCTGCTTGTCTGTCTGTAAGATACTATTTCACTGAACTTTTACATCCTTTAGGAGCTTTATGTGTGACTGTAATGGTGCCAATAAATCCGAACAGGAAGTCTCCCTCATCTTCACACTGGCTTTATCTTTTTTACAATACATCACCAGCGAGGCAACATGACAGACTCTTGTTTCCAGCAATGAAAGACAAAAGGAGGGGTTCATTAATATGGTTTAACTGCCCTGCTGCACCAGACTACACTTTTTCATCACCTCCATTCTACAAATAGCTACAAATATTCTGTTCTGAAGATGAAgcttcatttttcctttttgaaaccACTTGCAAAGCTTTGGCTACGTTGGACCTGGTCTGACAGAAATCAATCTATGCGCATTATACTGcattcacaaaaaaaagaaatcaggtTATTTTCCTCTATTCAGAGTGAGAGAAGGATCTAACAGCTATTAAGCCAAAGTTTCCAACAGCTCGTTCACATCAGGTCATTCATCATCAAGGTCTCTTCAAAACAACTGGAGGCCATGTTTTCGAACTCCACCACTCTCGAGCCAAGTGCATAAAAGCAACGCTTATTTCAGAGAGGGATCACAACTCCCGCTGTAGTTTACTCAGTGAAAGCTCCACTCCCACTCTGGCCTACAGTACTACAATGTCATTCAGTGAACTTGGGTGAATGAGAGAAGACCTTATTTTCAGAGTATTGATCGCAGGGTGACGCTACACAATGTAAACGCTTCGGCCAGATAGATCTGCTGTCACGTTCCTCGGCTGGGGTTTGGACATCACTGTCACGGATCTCTGTGGGGTGCACGGGGAGTCGTCGCTCTCTCATCTGTGTGATTGTTAAAGGAGAGAGATGGAATGAATCATCAATCATCCATTCAGGGCACATTCAGCAGGTAATAGTCTGCTGTTGCATCGTGTAGGCAGCGAAGAAGAGCTTCATTCATCTCGGGAATACCCTTAATCTTGATCAGGACACCCCGCACAAGACATTTCACACTCTGTAACACTTAGTTACAGCATTAACACAGTTTGTCGCAAGTGCTGATACGCTCGTGGATGGATAACGCGTCTGTAATTGGTGGTGTTTCCTTACTGCTGCCTTAGAGATTGGTTTTGGTCTGAGTTACACGTTAGTTAGCAGGATAGCCcaaaaacagactttaatgATGAAGCACTCCACATGTTTTTGGCAGAACATTATCACTGGACTGTTCTGCAAAAACCTGGATGAATGTCtgatgaaaaccttttttttcaattactattctacagtatttctacacaacacaaaaagctATATTTTCAGTTATACCGATACATGACACCTCTCCGACCTCCTTTACTAAAACatactacacacacattcaccaacTGCCTGGTTAAATACCAGTGATGCTAATTCCTGCACTGGAACTGATAGTTGCAAACAATCTCTTTTATAAGGTCTGAAATTCTTGGGCTCATTCACCAAAGCTGCACATTCCCCAAATTTTGTGGAGGATCTTATTAACAGAACATAATTTCTGTAAGAGTTTTCTGAATAGGCTTTTATCATTCCTCCATATACACAAAACACCTCAGCTAATGCTAAACTAGCACAACAAACAACTAGTCCTCCAAATTCAACGGTAGAATCTTTAACCAGAACATGTCAGTTATAAGTATTTTCTGATTTAATGCTCCAATCACAGGACACTGAAGAAAaagttcatctgttttctgaCTCTGGATGAGGTTTTGTTAGGTTTTGGTACGACCTGGTTAAGGTTAGGTTCAATTAGATTTAGTGTTGAGTTTAAGGTAACCACGTTTCTGTCATATCAGTGACTGAAggtgtcttttctttattttctagtTCTAGTTTAAATAGATATAACTTGGTAATACTGAGGCTGACTAAgttgaaatttaattttatttcttacttATACCAAGCTGTAATATTCCTGGATAGAATTCATAGTCCTAAAATATTGGAGACTCAATGTGCATGACTGCCTGCACCCTCATGTATTACATTTTCTGTACCACAGAATTGTGCAGCCTCTTCAGATGTAGGAGGTCGGAGTATGTTCTAACTGAAAACTAACCCGTGATGATTTTCTGTGCTCATTCTTCCAGGTCACCAGTGCTGATTCACCAAGTTCAGAGAGCTCAAAGTCTAAAGTGAAGACCTACTGGACCGAAAGCAGCAAGACCTTCTCCATCAGCCGTCTGCTGTCTCAGAACCTCTATGGCAAAGAAAACTTCACATCTCTGGATCTGAACTACGATGAGGCCGACACCTTTTCCAAACAGGAGCAGTGGAACTGGCTTTACAATGTTTCAAATCCTCGAGACCCTCGATCCAGGACCAAAAGGAGGCCCATCGTCAAGACTGGTAAGTTCAAGAAGATGTTTGGTTGGGGAGATTTCCATTCCAACATTAAGACGGTGAAGCTCAACCTCCTCATCACTGGTAAAATTGTTGATCATGGCAACGGGACATTCAGCGTCTACTTCCGCCACAATTCAACCGGTCAGGGCAACGTGTCCGTGGGACTAGTTCCTCCGACCAAAGCTGTGGAGTTCCAGGTCcaacagcagcaccagcagtaccaccagcagcagcagcagacagcccTGGAGACCAAGGACACCAAGCTCTTCAACTGCAGGGTGGAGTACGAGAAGGTGGAGAAGGGCACGAGGAACTCGCTGTGTGCCCACGACCCTTCGCAGAGCTGCCCGCAGGAGCAGACCCAGAGCCACGTGTCCTGGCTGTGTTCCAAGCCGTTCAAAGTCATTTGCATCTTCATCACCTTCTACAGCACCGACTACAAGCTGGTGCAGAAGGTGTGTCCAGACTACAACTACCACAGCGACACCCCCTACCTCCCTACCGGGTGATCACATGACCAGACAagcagaaacttaaaaaaaaaaaaaagaaaaaggagcagAGACACAATGTTGGGTCCTGAGTGATGTAAGATTATTTGGAAAAAATGGAGTCAAGACCGTTAAACTTCAGATGTTGACAGGTATTATTAAAGAGAACATATACTTGTTCAAGACCGAGTCTGCTCCAATGAACGAACCTACCCACTGAGGTCATTATGAGAGCATTTAGGGAAGCATTTATTGCAATACTCATATTATATGCATAGCTGCTTACATTGAAAGAAAatttactgatgtgtttatgtaaatacTGTGGATTCCACACAAAGACCAGAAAACAAGTTTATTGTTTTCTCCTCCTAATTTTGTCGTTTCTGTTGATAGTGTATTTCCATCTCAATcatgctttctgtcttttctaatCAGTCACTAGTAATCATTGCGAACACATAAATGTCAATGCAAATAGGAAGAATCTGTCAGTATGCATTAGAGGACATAATGGGAGAAGCAGACatatttttgatttgtgttttctgcagtgtgaTTGTTAGAGCAAACATACCTGTCTGATTATTGTTGGTATCTCATCCATGTTCATGCATGAACCGATTGTGATAAACAACTGAATAGTGTCCATctatgttttcatgttattgCAGATTTCAGATATAATCTTCACAAAGTCACGATTGTTACTTGGAGAAAAAAAGCACTTctattttaataatgtgttatgtgttagAAGGTTTAAGGCCATGGATCGTGCACAGTTAATGACACCAATGGAGAGCTCCCATCAGATCAAACTAAAAtcaagtaaatgtaaaaaaataaaacttgccGAAGACACACAAGATGACAGAGATACAGAAGATCATTCTCTGCACTGCtcttaaaaaactaaatcaatcATTACCGTGCTctgattctgctgctgtttcgATCCTGCATttccatttttgacatttaaatgttgctCTTTTCTTTGACTTACAACAAGTCCAGTATAATAAATTTCAACTCTTGCATCACTAACATGATGACAAGCAGCCAGTAGTAAGAACTGTCAGAGGCACAGTGGCCCCCGCACTATCccaaaataactgaaataataatttatatggAAACGTGCTGAAAgataaggtaaaaaaaatgttttaaaaaagtgaaagacaacaaaatggaaattcaTTTAACAAAGgctgaaacagaacaaactatGTGTTAAAGTGTAAGATGCTCCAGAGGAAACGGAACATACGTTAAACAGCAGGTGCTAATCACACATTCCACCTATCAAACGTTTGCACCTCTGGTTATCAAGAAAGGCATATTCAGGATGAGACTAACACTGGCTGTTAATGATATTGGATGTTCCAATTGGCTATTAAACCTTCATTACATAAATTGGGACCCAGTGGCTCCACACGAAGCATTTAGTGGAAATGAACGCAGTGTAAGTGGGAGCTCTGCAGAGTCAACACCACAGaaagaataaattaaagtgCCGATAGAAAACCtgtaaaaaagtacaaatgtgCACCTAGGGGCACAATCACTGCTGTCTATTTAAATTCAGTGCTCTTTTACAGTGTGCGCTATGGTATATGCAACACAGTAGCTGCTAATGGCGGCCTGGACGACGTCCAACATGCCAACATGGGGTGTATTTTCTGACAAGGCAGGCCAAAGAATAGGGGTCTGCCTGTGGGATGAGTGAGCATAAAGAGGAATTTATGATGTGGGGGAACAAGGGTGGCAGAAATCACTGGAAGCACCTGACTCATAAATTGAGAGCATGTTTCTGTCACCGAGAAGAAGGAATGACTAATGTCTCAGATTGCCGTTTGGGCCAGTTCTTTCATCTCAGTAAAGTGACTCTGAAATCTCTCCACCCCTGCCCAAATGTGCCAAGGACAGTTTGTTCAGCTTCAAAGaattaaagcagcagtttgCCGAGACAATGCAGCCTCATTATGCACATAATCTTACTTGTGTAAACAGCCTGGCACAAAAGTGTTGGAAGCCGAGACATGGATCTGTTCCCTGACTGATGTTGTCTAAGGGCAAATATAGTGTGTTATGTTGTGCACTATTTAACTTAAAGCTGCACCAATTAATACATTCACGTTAACAATGCATTCAATGACTACATGTAATGTAAGATGCAGCTGTCTGTGATGAACCTACAGACATTTATGCCTTTCAGCACCTTTGAGCtcattgttcattttattttaaagcctgaaatttgtctgttttagttCGCTCGGCTCTCAGCAGCTCGTCAAAAACAGGTGAACACACCGACACATTTAGCAGCTTAAGAGACACAGACTCTTttggtaaaaacaaaagagtAAATATTGCACTTGCATTGCAAGAAACATGGCTTCAAATGAATATTTATGTCTCTCcttttcaaaattaaaacatttatgatgtgattatttgtctgttttgtatTTAGAAAAATGATTGTGATGTTCCCAAGTTGCCAAATCAATTAATGCAGATTTAAGAGtttgattgtttaaaaaaatccaattGATTTAAAACAACTTTTAGCATCTAATGACCTAGATGTAACTGTTCAGTCTAGTATTAGTGTCTATATTAGAAGAATtgtcagtcatttaaaaagtgaCGGCAGGTTTAAGCACTGCAGCTAATGTTTTGTTAACTTTCAGATCACTTATTGTACCTTCAATGGAACTCAATGAAATGATTAAACAGGGGGGCTGTAGAAAGTAGAGTCATATAATTAAAACGCaggaaaaacagcttttcagAAATTAAATTCAAAGCAATTTCAAATATCTAATAACCTCAATTCAGCAGTAAATCTCTTTCTTGGAGACTAATTTGCACAACTGGGAGAGGTTGGGCTCATTTAACTCCTCTTTAAAGCgaacattttttacattatgttaaTTTCAGCTCCATTTTACCCAGCAACAAGAAAAACTA
This genomic stretch from Anabas testudineus chromosome 16, fAnaTes1.2, whole genome shotgun sequence harbors:
- the LOC113169059 gene encoding neurexophilin 1, which produces MRGDAPQRGMKTTCLWATAVLLSLISLVTSADSPSSESSKSKVKTYWTESSKTFSISRLLSQNLYGKENFTSLDLNYDEADTFSKQEQWNWLYNVSNPRDPRSRTKRRPIVKTGKFKKMFGWGDFHSNIKTVKLNLLITGKIVDHGNGTFSVYFRHNSTGQGNVSVGLVPPTKAVEFQVQQQHQQYHQQQQQTALETKDTKLFNCRVEYEKVEKGTRNSLCAHDPSQSCPQEQTQSHVSWLCSKPFKVICIFITFYSTDYKLVQKVCPDYNYHSDTPYLPTG